The DNA window GTCCGCCGCCGCCTGCGAAGCGCCGCGCCAATACTGATCGCCATAGGTGGCGTTCGGCCCGGAGAACGGCCCGGCGACGCCGATGACGATATCGGCCTGCGCAGAAAAGGCCGTGCCTAAACAACCGATGAGCAAAGCAGCGAGCGGACTTTTTATCAATTTCGATGACATTGTTATCTTCCTCAGCACTGTTGTAGCGAAACGCCCTGGGGCGCGGATCAGTCACTTTATGTGTAGACGGGGAAAATAATTTTCTTGAGAGCGCAGTCGCATTCCCCAAAAATGGGTAAGCAAAAATCCAGCCATTGTGACGACGAATACATATTGTTTGCTTATTCATCCTACATATCAGTTGCAGCGCAGCGTGTGGCGGGGATAACCGAGAGTCTGGGCAGTGCGGCTAGCGTGAGAGGGAGAACGGCCTTGCACCATCGCCGTGCAAAGGCTTGTGCAATCGTTGTGGGCCACAAAATCACCGCACAGCGATGGAAAATGCCGAAAAACAGCGCAAGATGTTCATTCCGCCAGCAAACGCGCTTTTTTTGCAGTTTAGCGCTTTGACAAACCCCAGGTGCCCCGCTATTATTCGCCCCGTTCACACGATTCCTCTGTAGTTCAGTCGGTAGAACGGCGGACTGTTAATCCGTATGTCACTGGTTCGAGTCCAGTCAGAGGAGCCATATTTAGAGAAGCCCGCTTAAGGAAACTTAAGCGGGCTTTTTGCTTTTCGGGTTATAACTCGCTGCAAGAGAGGGTTCATTCATCCAGGAATGACCACCGGCTATCTGGATCGCTAACCGGTGTTTCAATAGGGTTTACGGTGCATGTCAGCACATCATCACCGACCCAGGGACAACATGACAATGGCGGTCTTCAGCTCGGGAACCAGCCTGGGGTATTTTGAATCGCTTGCCACAGTTTATGTGGGATCTGTAATTCATCCGGATCTTGCGACGCGTTGAGTTTGACGTTCATGCTTCCTTCATGACCTGATTGTACTCTCTCCACCCATTGGGGATTCATAACCATCGCGCGTCCCAAAGCGACCATGGACAATCCGGCATCCAGCGCTTGCCGTGCCACGTCCGACGACGTGATTTTTCCGGCGGCCAGTATCGGCAAACGGCCGTTATTCAGCTCAATGAACCTTGCCAGCGTACTCTTTTCATCCTCGTCATCCCGAGGGGTGTCCGTCAGTACATGGTGCAACGAGATGTGCAAATAATCGATAAGCGCCTCTTCCGTCAATTGGTTCGCCAACGCCAGAGAATCATCTATACGCAGTCCCTTTTCGCCGGATTCTTCCGGAGACAACCGATACCCCAATAAGAAAGGCTGTGTAGCATGGCGTTCGATAACTCGCCGAACTTCGCGCGCCACTTCCAAGGGGAAACGCATGCGATTCTCCAGAGAACCGCCCCATTCATCCGTGCGCTGATTGAAATACGGGGAGAAAAAGTTTTGGAGCAGGAAACCATGGGCGCCATGCAATTCTACGCCATCGAACCCCGCCTCAATCGCGCGGCGAGTGGCTTCGCCAAAATCGCGGATCACAGTCAGAATTTCGTCATGGCTTAACGCGCGGCCGGCTTTTTTGCCATCGTTAAACGGGCCTGCCGGTGCGGCTAGCGCACTGGCGCCAACGAGGTCGCCATCGGAGATCAAGGCCGGAACGGCTTTATTTCCCGCGTGAAAGAGTTGCAGGATCGCCGGCGCGCCGCCGCTTTTAGCGGCATCCGCCAGCCGTTTCAGGCTCGGGATAAAGCGATCGTCATAGGCCGCGAACTCATGAGTAAACCCGATGCCATTTCGCTGTACATGGGAACAGCCTGTCAGCACCAACCCAACACCGGTCGCGCGTGCCCGATAATAGGCTAACTCTGCATCTGAAATAGTTTCATCATCATTGGCTGACCAGGTGGTCATTGGGGCCATCACGATGCGATTGCGCATCTCAAGGCCGTTTTTAAATAAAAATGGCTGCATTAATGGATCTTTCATAATTCTCTCAGCATTTAACATTTTGATCTAAAACCAAAAACTATAAACAATCACTTCGCCAGCGGGGTTCCCAACCAGCGAGCATCGATAAATTGCAGCATCTGTTCCGGTGTGATTTGCTGCGTCATTCGCCCTCGCAGCACCGTGCGATGCTCGAAAGTGACGGCTCCCCGAACAAGCACCTGGGCTTTAAAACGCGCGATATGCTCGTCCGAGAAGTGGCTGTTGTGGGTATTAAACAGGATGACCCGTTTACCGCTGAAATCGCTGTTCTCGATAAAAGCCCAAATCGGCGGCGCCGGACTGTATAGCCAGATCGGCGAGCCTAACCAGAGAGTGTCAAACGGCGTCAAGTCAATCTTGGCCGGCGTTATCTGGGGCAACGCATCCTGCCGCTCTTTCAGCAGAGTGGCGTCTTTCAGCGCATACGCCAGCCCCGGCAAGCCAGGGGCATAGTTCGGCGCATCAAGCCTGAAGAGCTGTGCATCCAGGCGGTTAGCGATATGGCGAGCGGCCAGCGCCGTATTCCCTGAACGAGAAAAATAAACGACGGCGGTACGCGATGCGTTTTCTTCTGAATGCGTATGAGGCTGTATCTTGGCCAACTGGGCGGCTTGTCGATTTTCAATCAGCGTGACAGAGGCCAATACGCCCAAAATAGCCAGCAAAACGACCGTCAAACCGATGAGGGTTCCATACATAGGTAAGCGCCTTGATGCCATTAATCAAAATCGGTCGTCTTGCTGAGCGCCTCAAACTCCCACGTTTCTGCGATGCGGGACTGCAAGGTCGGCATGACGAAATCGAGAGCATCATTACCGATTAATAGCTGGCGCGGAGGCGTGTCCATTTCCACCAACCGGCAAATCACCTGCGCAAGTTTGGCAGGATCGCCCTGTTGCTGACCATCGGCGGATGCCAGTAGCTCGCGTGCGCTGCCAAAAGCGGCATAATCGGCAATGCTTCTTTCCCCGAACCGGGCAGAACTGTCATTGAGGAACTCGGTGCGGAAAAAGCCGGGCTCAACGGCGGTGACGGTAATTCCAAGAGGCGCGACCTCATCGGCCAACGCCAGGGTCATGCCTTCCACGGCAAACTTCGACGCGGAATAAAATGTGGCGTTCGCGACGGCTTTCACGCCGGCGATGGAAGAGGTGTTGATAATGCGCCCGCCCCGCTGGCGCCGCATCACCGGCAGCACCGCGCGCAATACATTGGCCATGCCGAAAACGTTGGTTGAAAATTGCTGCTCTATCTGTTCGGCTGTCGCTTCTTCAAAACGCCCCAACAGACAGAACCCGGCATTATTCACTAATACATCAATGCGGCCAAAACGGCTCACGGCCGCATCTGCAGCAGCCAGCGCCTGATGTTCATCACGAACATCAAGCTCCAGCAGCTCAATCTTTTCCGCTGCAACATCGCTGAATGTCCGGCGCAATTTTTCCCTATCCCGCCCCGTTGCGACCACACAGTCTCCCTGTTGCAACGCAGCCCTGACAATATGGGCGCCCATACCGCGCGCGGCGCCGGTGACAAACCAAATGCGATTCATATCTATTCACCTTAATCGGTTTAAAAACTCGTACTGCCTCATCGCAGTACGAGGTGTCGAGGCACTAAAGCGTCAATTGCAAACTAGGGCGTATCACGATGTCATCGAGTAATACGCCGGGCGGTTGAGCAAATGAATAGACCAATGCACGAGCCACGTCATCCGGCATGAGAGCCTGAATGGCATCACGACGTTCGCGCATCATGTCTGCAGAAACATTGTGTCCCCATTCCGTATGCACCGCCCCCGGATGAATCAATGACACGCGTATGCCTGCTTCAGCCAGCTCCTGCCGCAAGCCGTCACAGAACCCCCTGACGGCAAATTTGGTGGCGCAATACACGGCCCAGTTAGGCGCACTGCTTTTCCCCCCGACGCTGGATACCGTGGAGATCATTGCGCCGGGGCGATTTTTCATCAGAGGGATAGCTTCGTAGGAACAGTTCAACACGCCGTACATATTCGCGTTGATCTGCTCCTGCCAGCCCTCGGGTGAGCTCTCCTCGAACCGACCG is part of the Serratia surfactantfaciens genome and encodes:
- a CDS encoding SDR family oxidoreductase, with translation MNSLSGKVAVITGASSGIGEAAARRLVAEGVSVVLVARRKERIESLAAELGGAAVAFDADVADLAQVRSLFNRVKSRFGGVDLLFNNAGMGIFGRFEESSPEGWQEQINANMYGVLNCSYEAIPLMKNRPGAMISTVSSVGGKSSAPNWAVYCATKFAVRGFCDGLRQELAEAGIRVSLIHPGAVHTEWGHNVSADMMRERRDAIQALMPDDVARALVYSFAQPPGVLLDDIVIRPSLQLTL
- a CDS encoding SDR family NAD(P)-dependent oxidoreductase; translation: MNRIWFVTGAARGMGAHIVRAALQQGDCVVATGRDREKLRRTFSDVAAEKIELLELDVRDEHQALAAADAAVSRFGRIDVLVNNAGFCLLGRFEEATAEQIEQQFSTNVFGMANVLRAVLPVMRRQRGGRIINTSSIAGVKAVANATFYSASKFAVEGMTLALADEVAPLGITVTAVEPGFFRTEFLNDSSARFGERSIADYAAFGSARELLASADGQQQGDPAKLAQVICRLVEMDTPPRQLLIGNDALDFVMPTLQSRIAETWEFEALSKTTDFD
- a CDS encoding flavodoxin family protein — encoded protein: MYGTLIGLTVVLLAILGVLASVTLIENRQAAQLAKIQPHTHSEENASRTAVVYFSRSGNTALAARHIANRLDAQLFRLDAPNYAPGLPGLAYALKDATLLKERQDALPQITPAKIDLTPFDTLWLGSPIWLYSPAPPIWAFIENSDFSGKRVILFNTHNSHFSDEHIARFKAQVLVRGAVTFEHRTVLRGRMTQQITPEQMLQFIDARWLGTPLAK
- a CDS encoding NADH-dependent flavin oxidoreductase, which translates into the protein MKDPLMQPFLFKNGLEMRNRIVMAPMTTWSANDDETISDAELAYYRARATGVGLVLTGCSHVQRNGIGFTHEFAAYDDRFIPSLKRLADAAKSGGAPAILQLFHAGNKAVPALISDGDLVGASALAAPAGPFNDGKKAGRALSHDEILTVIRDFGEATRRAIEAGFDGVELHGAHGFLLQNFFSPYFNQRTDEWGGSLENRMRFPLEVAREVRRVIERHATQPFLLGYRLSPEESGEKGLRIDDSLALANQLTEEALIDYLHISLHHVLTDTPRDDEDEKSTLARFIELNNGRLPILAAGKITSSDVARQALDAGLSMVALGRAMVMNPQWVERVQSGHEGSMNVKLNASQDPDELQIPHKLWQAIQNTPGWFPS